From a region of the Halomonas sp. HL-93 genome:
- a CDS encoding ATP-dependent zinc protease family protein has protein sequence MRPGVVWLMVGMAFLATGCAVPKPVANKPPPLDEDAFNLRMDELQSNVSQQCSNAASLQQRQLDQQHVFTADVREVGSLLRLLRDDVQQLGARNEEPVIIREECQAEDSLLDGKTLLGRNEWVGLPGIGTYLQARVDSGANTSSLSAKDITPFERDGEDWVRFKLALNDDDVVVEKLRDEWIEAPVERRVRIVQASGDDSRPVISLLLNLGPLRENVEFTLNDRSHLEYPILLGRRFLLDIAVIDVAETYRFDRPEFPGGEPSDQAADDEAADSDDNEE, from the coding sequence ATGCGCCCAGGTGTTGTATGGCTGATGGTAGGTATGGCTTTTTTGGCGACTGGTTGTGCGGTGCCAAAGCCTGTTGCCAATAAGCCCCCTCCTCTTGATGAGGATGCTTTCAACCTTCGCATGGATGAACTACAGAGCAATGTATCCCAGCAGTGCAGCAACGCTGCCTCCCTCCAGCAGCGCCAACTGGACCAGCAACACGTATTTACCGCCGATGTACGAGAAGTCGGCAGCCTGCTTCGCTTGCTGCGTGATGATGTCCAACAGTTGGGCGCCCGCAATGAAGAGCCTGTGATTATCCGTGAGGAATGCCAAGCAGAAGACAGCTTATTAGATGGTAAAACTCTGCTGGGTCGTAATGAATGGGTAGGTTTGCCCGGCATCGGTACCTATCTGCAGGCCCGCGTCGACTCTGGCGCGAATACCTCATCACTGTCTGCCAAGGATATCACCCCTTTTGAGCGCGATGGCGAAGACTGGGTGCGCTTTAAATTAGCGCTTAATGATGACGATGTGGTCGTTGAAAAACTGCGCGATGAATGGATTGAGGCACCCGTTGAGCGTCGTGTACGCATTGTGCAAGCTTCGGGTGACGACTCGCGCCCCGTTATTTCCTTGCTCTTAAACCTAGGGCCATTGAGGGAAAACGTGGAATTTACCCTGAATGATCGTAGTCACCTAGAGTACCCGATCCTACTTGGGCGTCGTTTTTTATTGGATATTGCCGTTATCGATGTGGCAGAAACCTACCGTTTTGATCGGCCAGAGTTTCCCGGTGGAGAGCCTTCAGATCAGGCGGCTGACGATGAAGCAGCCGATTCAGACGATAACGAAGAATAA
- a CDS encoding DUF3833 domain-containing protein, whose product MKIRILAMAAPLLFLLLAGCSSVDVEDYAGTEPRLDIADYFTGTTRAWGMVQDYSGEVQRRFTVTIDGRVEDDTLILDEDFEFADGETDRRVWRFERVDEHRWVGTANDVEGPVEARQYGHAFHMNYPLDVDIGDRTFNFTMNDWMYLQPDGRLINRTEMKKFGVTLGEITLVFEQASQSQ is encoded by the coding sequence ATGAAAATCCGCATTCTAGCGATGGCAGCTCCCCTTTTATTCCTTTTGCTTGCAGGATGCTCAAGCGTCGACGTTGAAGATTATGCTGGCACTGAGCCACGCCTGGATATAGCAGACTACTTTACCGGCACCACCCGCGCTTGGGGTATGGTGCAGGATTATAGTGGTGAAGTTCAGCGTCGGTTTACCGTCACCATTGATGGCCGTGTTGAAGACGACACGCTAATTCTGGATGAAGACTTCGAGTTTGCCGATGGTGAAACGGATCGGCGTGTATGGCGCTTCGAGCGTGTCGATGAACATCGCTGGGTAGGCACAGCCAACGACGTTGAGGGTCCTGTGGAGGCTCGCCAATATGGGCATGCATTTCACATGAACTACCCATTAGATGTGGATATCGGCGACAGAACGTTCAATTTCACTATGAATGACTGGATGTATCTTCAACCCGATGGACGCTTAATCAACCGTACGGAGATGAAAAAGTTCGGTGTAACCCTGGGTGAAATTACGCTGGTATTTGAGCAGGCGTCCCAGAGTCAGTAG
- a CDS encoding ectoine synthase, translating into MIVRNIDEARKTDRLVTAESGNWDSTRLVLANDGGNFSFHITRIFEGTETHIHYKHHYESVYCIEGEGEVETLADGKIWPIKPGDIYILDQHDEHLLRAHKTMHLACVFTPPITGNEVHREDGSYAPADD; encoded by the coding sequence ATGATCGTTCGCAATATTGACGAAGCACGCAAAACAGATCGTCTAGTAACAGCCGAGAGCGGAAACTGGGACAGCACGCGCTTGGTATTGGCGAATGACGGTGGCAACTTTTCATTCCATATCACCCGCATCTTTGAAGGCACCGAGACACATATTCATTACAAGCATCACTATGAGTCCGTGTACTGCATCGAGGGTGAGGGCGAAGTAGAAACGCTAGCCGATGGTAAAATTTGGCCCATCAAGCCTGGTGATATCTACATTCTTGACCAGCATGACGAACACTTGTTGCGTGCTCATAAAACCATGCACTTAGCGTGTGTATTCACACCGCCTATCACCGGCAATGAAGTACACCGTGAAGATGGCTCGTATGCACCGGCTGACGATTGA
- the ectB gene encoding diaminobutyrate--2-oxoglutarate transaminase translates to MQTQTLERMESNVRTYSRSFPVVFTKAQNARLTDENGREYIDFLAGAGTLNYGHNNPHLKQAMIDYLATDGVVHGLDMWTDAKRDYLETLENVILKPRGLNYKVHLPGPTGTNAVEAAIRLARVAKGRHNIVTFTNGFHGVTMGALATTGNRKFREATGGIPTQGASFLPFDGYMGEHADTLDYFEKLLKDKSGGLDVPAGVIVETVQGEGGINVAGLEWLKRLADICKAHDILLIVDDIQAGCGRTGKFFSFEHAGINPDMVTNSKSLSGFGMPFAHVLMKPELDKWKPGQYNGTFRGFNLAMVTATAAFKKYWTNDTFERDVQRKARIVEERFQSLAALLTENGIPATERGRGLMRGIDVVSGDIADKITGMAFEHGLIIETSGQDGEVVKCLCPLTISDEDLLEGLDILEKCVKAVASE, encoded by the coding sequence ATGCAGACCCAGACACTCGAACGCATGGAATCCAATGTACGTACCTATTCACGTTCTTTCCCGGTCGTGTTTACCAAAGCGCAAAATGCCCGGTTGACCGATGAAAATGGCCGCGAATATATTGATTTCCTTGCCGGTGCGGGCACCCTGAACTACGGCCACAATAACCCTCACCTCAAGCAAGCCATGATTGATTACCTGGCGACAGACGGCGTGGTACACGGTCTGGATATGTGGACCGATGCCAAACGAGATTACTTAGAAACGCTCGAAAACGTCATTCTCAAACCGCGCGGATTGAACTATAAAGTCCATCTTCCTGGCCCGACAGGTACTAACGCGGTAGAGGCGGCCATCCGCTTGGCGCGTGTTGCCAAGGGGCGCCATAATATTGTGACCTTCACTAATGGTTTCCACGGCGTCACCATGGGGGCTCTGGCTACCACCGGTAACCGTAAATTCCGTGAAGCAACCGGCGGCATTCCGACCCAGGGCGCAAGCTTCCTACCTTTCGATGGTTACATGGGCGAGCATGCGGACACCCTCGATTATTTTGAGAAATTGCTGAAAGACAAGTCGGGTGGCTTGGATGTTCCTGCAGGCGTCATTGTCGAAACAGTACAAGGCGAGGGCGGTATTAACGTAGCCGGACTCGAGTGGCTGAAGCGCTTGGCTGATATCTGTAAAGCCCACGATATCCTGTTAATCGTCGATGATATCCAGGCTGGCTGCGGACGTACAGGTAAGTTCTTTAGTTTCGAGCACGCAGGCATCAATCCCGACATGGTCACCAATTCCAAATCCTTGTCTGGGTTCGGCATGCCTTTTGCGCATGTTCTGATGAAACCTGAGTTGGATAAATGGAAGCCGGGGCAGTATAACGGCACCTTCCGCGGCTTTAATCTGGCCATGGTCACCGCCACCGCGGCATTCAAAAAATATTGGACAAATGACACCTTTGAGCGTGACGTACAACGTAAAGCGCGCATTGTAGAAGAGCGCTTCCAGTCGTTAGCCGCCTTGCTCACCGAAAACGGCATTCCAGCCACTGAGCGCGGCCGTGGCCTGATGCGTGGTATTGACGTCGTATCAGGCGATATCGCGGACAAGATTACTGGTATGGCGTTTGAGCACGGGTTGATTATTGAGACCAGTGGCCAAGACGGTGAAGTAGTGAAATGCCTATGCCCGCTCACCATTAGTGATGAAGACTTGCTGGAAGGGCTGGATATCTTAGAAAAATGTGTCAAAGCTGTCGCTAGCGAGTAA
- the ectA gene encoding diaminobutyrate acetyltransferase: MSTPTPPFTPSADLARPTVADAVVGHADTPLYIRKPNAEDGWGVYELIKACPPLDVNSAYAYLLLATQFRDTCAVATNEEGEVVGFVSGYVKDNAPDTYFLWQVAVGEKARGTGLARRLVEAIMSRPELADVHHLETTITPDNLASWGLFKRLAGRWQAPLNSREYFSTEQLGGEHDPENLVRIGPFNTHNI, translated from the coding sequence ATGAGCACCCCAACACCGCCGTTTACCCCTTCAGCTGATCTTGCTCGGCCTACTGTTGCTGATGCTGTTGTTGGTCATGCGGACACCCCACTATATATTCGCAAACCCAATGCCGAAGACGGCTGGGGCGTTTATGAGCTGATAAAAGCGTGCCCTCCGCTCGATGTAAATTCTGCCTACGCTTACCTCTTGTTAGCCACTCAGTTTCGCGACACCTGTGCCGTTGCCACCAATGAAGAGGGTGAAGTCGTGGGCTTCGTTTCTGGCTACGTCAAAGATAACGCGCCGGATACGTATTTTTTATGGCAAGTGGCCGTGGGCGAGAAGGCCAGGGGTACCGGTTTGGCACGCCGCTTGGTAGAAGCCATCATGTCACGCCCCGAGTTAGCCGATGTGCATCATCTTGAGACGACTATCACGCCGGACAACCTAGCTTCTTGGGGGTTGTTTAAGCGGCTGGCAGGGCGCTGGCAAGCCCCCTTGAACAGCCGTGAATACTTTTCAACCGAGCAGCTCGGAGGAGAGCACGATCCGGAAAACCTAGTGCGTATTGGTCCGTTCAATACCCACAATATCTAA